The nucleotide sequence TAGCTTGTACCCAGtgcatcatcacaacacaatcagcCTCTCAGGATTACATACATCCAGCATCCTGAGACCAAGAGCAAgctgtatttaatatttaaaggtgcattaggtaagattaataaaaaatagactTAACGATTAAATGGACAAAGCTGAACGGAATTAGAATTGCACGGAATGGGATTGTTTTTGAGCCCGCCCCCATTTCGACCCATGTACACAAAGCCCCGCCTCCAAACACTATCTAGAGTTACACCTCCATAAACTTCTCCGTATAATGATTTAAGAGGATGTGAAGGGGGTGTGTCTATAAAACGACTGacaataatatacatatatagaggTTTTTTAAAATTCCAGTTTGAAAGGCAAGTTTCCCACATCGGTTGGACTTGATATGAACAGTCTTGACTGATGCACCtttaaataataacacactTAAATCAGCTCTCAAGCTCAAATATTTTGCCTGGATGAATGCAGAGCAGGCTTCAGGATTTTCAGCGGAGATTTAAAGCGAGAGGAGGCATTTCATCAACATGTCATGTgatcactcattcacttctaGCGCCGGCTTAATGCTCCGTAAAATCTTCCCACTTCCAAACTGTGAACGTTCATGATGAAGAATCAcactggtgtgtttgtgtgtgtgtgagatagagagagaaaatatccctttaaatgaatcatttacacTGACAGGGACTGCTTGCTCACTGCCAATGATCCTGTTCATTCACGGTTTGCGTTAAAGGGGTTCGATGAACCTCAGACTTTGTGCTTCacaagtaaatgtgtgtgatacGCGTGAGCGTTAATGAAAGTGCATAGCTTTCAACGACCATCAGGGGATCCAGCCCAGCAAAAAAATGTGGCACGTTCTGCAGAGGACGCTCGGGAGAGCGGCGCCGGCTGACGGACAGTTTCGAGCGAGCTGGACATCAGCCTTAAATCCGAAATGAGgtgtgtgacgtgacgtgatgtgaGCGCAGTTTCCCCTCAGAATGTAGCGTTTGCAGGAGATAAATGACGTGCTGGTCGTTGCCGTAGCAACCACACTGACtttctgtgactttttttttttttttttttttttttacattcggTCAGGTTTACATTCGGATTGGCCAGTGTGATCTTTGGAGAAATGGCTCataaaggaaataataataataataataataataataataataaaacccttAATTGAGCTACATGTTCTAAAAAGGCCACTTTTCAGTAATTACTCATAACTGAAAGCTAAGACGCAAAAGCCTACTTTATGTACAAAATAAGTGAAAACTCACAGAGTCCATGAACACAGCAACCACTTCACTGCTAATCCTAAGCTTCTAACTGAACTGATGTGGAAAAAGGCATAGCTTCCAGTGGCTAACTGCAGCTGCACGCGTCGCGCAGCTCAACACATGCACAAGTACAGAATAAGTTGCATAATAACACTAACGTTTCTAGTGGATTGCGGGTGTCGTAGTTTAAAACATGCAGATCAGAGCTCAACACCGTTTGCTGGTTCAGTTAAATCTCTGATCACGGGGTCGTTAGGTCAAGTGAGGGGGTCATtattttttggatttgtctggTTTCATCATGCTCTGTAACAAGTATATGATTATTGGTAGACTGAAGGCGTCTACCGTTTTTGTGCTCGTCCCACACTACTGGTGCATGAGGACTTTTCTTTCTGGAAATAAAAGTGACTAGCGCTGTATAAAGTCCATCTGAGCCACTCCCACACGTCCGTCCCACACGCGAGCCCACACACCTCCTGTCTGAAAGGATATGAACATTTAGGCAGGTTCCCTCTTACAGCCCTGCTACAGCTGTGTGCAATGGGGTGACTGCTGCAGTGGGGGGTGAAGGGGCGGAGCTTAGAGGATGAGTGGGCGGTTCTTAGGAGGGCGGTTTGCTGTAACCGAACAGTCCCACTGGGAAGTACTTCACGTGCGTCGGCCACTGTGCCGCCAGCTGGAAGAACTTCACGTCGTTCCATTCAACACCGTCAATGGACACTgaggagaggggggggggagaaagatTAATGTgagaagataaaagaaaaagaaattaagacaaaaacagactgacaaaagaaagagtgagagcgagagaaggaaaaaaaaagaaagaaaaagaaaatacaaaaaaaactagaaaataaagaaaaattgagaaagaaagaaagaaagaaagaaagaaagaaagaaagaaagaaagaaagaaagaaaaagaaaatacaaaaaagacactaggaaataaataaagaaaatgaaaaagaaaaaagagaaaagagaaagaaaaaaagaattcaaATAGGACAAtaggaaataaagaaagaaagaaagaaagaaaaagaaaatcccccccaaaaaactaaaaaataaagaaaaagaaagaaaacaaaaaggagaaaaaaaatgagaggaaataaaaagagaaaagaaggaaagataAAGAAAGGATAAAGCAACAAAAAGagtagtgaagtaaaaaaaagagtgaagATGGAAGTGTCTGTTTTTCAGGGGAAAATGTGAGAGGAGAAAAACGCTGTGTTTCTTCTGGAATCTTCTCTCTGTGTGGTTTATCAGCTGTGAATCTGCAGCATTTGCTCACACAGAGTGAGGAGCAGGACAGAGGAAGACATTCACATCTGGAGTGATGTACACATCTGTATTAACATCACAGCAGCTGGGGGTTTGCTATGTGAgcacagtgtgatgtagaaaatgaaagtgctgtgtgtttacagtgctGGGGCTCTccagctgtgtatgtgtgtgtgtgtgtatgtgtgtgtgtgtgtgtgtgtgtgtcggagcgCTGTACCTTTCAGGATAGTCTGCTGCTGCTTGGCTGAGCAGATGAGGCGACTGATGCCCTCGATCACCTGACTCTTCGAGTCCACCTCCTTCTCTTTTGGCTTCTTCCCCAGGAAAATGGTTGGCACTGGAGAATGAGAGAAGGGATCTGGTGAAGTGGGGAAAGCCACTGCAGCTGACTGGATTAGATAAACTCCTGCTCTGACTCACCTTTCTTGTTCTTCTCTTTGGTGACCACGGTCATGGACATGGTGTTGACGGGGGCGTGGGGTTCGCTGGCGCTGGCTCCAGGCAGACGGCTGACCTGCAGGGACCTGAAGGCGCTCTTCAGAGTGTTCTTACAGGCCGTGTCTCTCCTCTCGCCCTCACGCCGCTTCTCGGCCAGAGACGCCAGCCAGTAGTCCACCTGCAGACCGATAGCGTCCACGCCGTGAGACATGCTGGGGCTCCTGGGACAGAGACAGCAAAAGAGATGGACAGGTTAATCCTCTGGTGTCCCTCTTAAATATGTGCCCATTAACCTGCATACTTAACACACTGCAATGTTTTACCAAGAAGAAACCACAAAGTGAAACAGATTCATGTGAGAAAAAGTAAGTAAAAAGCATTAGCTCATATGTTACACATCATTAGCATCTATTAACATTAGCTGAGTTTATGACCCTAAGTTTATTTCTCTATTTTGAGCCAAATCCAGCTCCTTATTTCTAAAACATTACTACCAAAAACCCATGATATCTTTTATTCCAAAGATTTGTCATGTCTAGCCATGCTTTTCTGATACTCGTGTGTTAAACTGTGGGGTTTGTCTTTTGTTTAAAGCGGCCATTTGAAAGATTCACTGCACACACCATCCAAGACTGGGGATTGAaggtctctctcacacacacacacacacactatttcttACTCTCGCTcgcaaacacatgcacacactcactcacccctgtACAGCTAAAACAGCACCCATAGAAGGTGAGGAAGGGGGTGTGGCTGTCTCTTTAAGACTGGCTGGGGATCCGTGAGTGGGCGGAGACGTAGAGGGAACAGCCAAATTCACAGACACACCCTCTTCAGCATCACCTGAAAGCCATAATAGACAACAATACAGATTTCAGTTCATTGTATAGCCTTTGTATATCATTGTAtatctgttaataataataataaaacaaaatgaagctataaaaatgacaaacctGTAGACGCCTGCCCCGGCTCAATCAGCCCCACTTTCACAACCTGTAGACAGGTTTCAGAGTCAGTAACACTGTACGAGTCAGTCAATCAGTATCATCCTATCAGCTAAAGCACAGGTAATGATGACTTACGCCGATAAAAGGGATGAACTTCTGATAGGAATCTTCCTCCCGCCTGACACACAGAGAAATCAGATCACTCCATAAAACCATTAAACAAACATCACTGAGAAAAAATAACTGCAGCTGCAGTGAGAGATCAAATATTTGCTTAAATGGCGTATTAGCTTTGTTTACAGAGCAgcctgtttcttcttcttcctctaaaAGGTAAGTGTGTAAGAGACGCAGTGATGAAGCTTCACTCACGTCCTGTGTTTGCAGGTCAGCATGGCCTCAGCGATGGGGAGCTGGTGGGTCAGAGACGCTCCGCTGATGTACTGGGCGATACGACCCCCTACGTCCaacatgtctacacacacatacggttAGTTTGACCTTCAGCAatccttcatgtctgtcactaATCAgtcacacaatcagacacatgtcttccacaacattaataataataaataaaaaataaataaaaatatgtaaataataataataataataataataataataataaatgttaatattttttaatgtggctgtgtgttttgtaaaggaattaaaaacaaaaatcagcaAAAGGAAAGATGCACAAAATTTTGGCAAAATAATCTTCAAATAATTCTAAGagaaaataattctaaaaataaatgtaaccataaaataaataatcaataagtAATTTAATAccaatttaaatgaatgaataaatgaatgaatacacaaacaagtaaatatttatccgcaataaacaaataaaaaatccaaataaataaaaaattcctccgaaataaatgatgaatgaatgaataaataaataaatagacagataaataaataaacagtttgcttataaaaatgtcaaataatacAGCAAATATAAAGCATGGGAAACACAAAAAAGTCACTAGAACAACCActgcttttgtgttttgttcttgAAACTGAAAGTTATCCTGGGGTCGATGATTTCATGCGTCTCTGAGCAGGACTGAGTGAAATGAGAGTTGCAGAGAACAGCAGAGAATTTGGGGTACGGGTGAGGAAAGATGAGGTACGTTCGACTGTTAATAATCTGGATCCACGAGAGGGATCATCTGAAATCTCGGTGACCCTTTATGAGCTCAGGAGTTCACTGAAGCGTGGGGTGAGACTTTTATTCCGGCGTGTACACACACGAAAGCGAGGCGCACATCAGGTTGCTTTGAGGCTGAAAATTATGTTCAGATCAATCAAACTATCTTCATCTATTTATAAGTCTTTGAGAGTGAGCGCTATGAAGGAGCTGATGTTCCACACAGAAGTTCAGATGTTCACAGGAATTCACTGTTATTGCTGCATTGTGGGATATCACAGCAGAGGTCATGTGTTATAGTCACTTCTAAAGAACAGGAAGTGCTCACTGTGGCCTGATGTCTGGGGTTTACATCAGAGCCTCTGTATTTGTGACCAAGTCAGCAGGTTGTCAGGTGTCTGCCTTTATACCTGAGTCTAACATGAACATGGCAGCATGGAGGCAGAGAAGGAAGAGAGAAGTCGTCAATCACTTGCTGAAACTCTGATCCATTGTGTCTAAgcttgaggggaaaaaaaacctgaccGCCAATCTCCTAGCTTGGACATTCATTGAGTTCTTGAACTTGTGGACATCTCGGTTACAACGTGGTGCGTGTTGAAATGATTCAAGGACAGCgcagtaaaatatatattttcattagTTTGGATAAGAAAAGTTCCAAGCTGTAATCATGACACTCATCTCGTAATTACgacatttctgttcattttccaGCTTGAAGGCAGCAATAAAACACGCTTGAGTGAGCAGTTCAGACATTTCCCTGCATCCTGATAACAGCTTTAGCTTTGTATGATGACTGATATGATTTCAGCTCTCTGATTTTTCTCCACGGTAAAAGACGAGTCAAGGAAAAGCACTGGATTTACATAGCAACCATTTTTACCAGTGCACCGGTGTTCCAGTCTGCTGGCTGAATGGAAAATCGACttattttcaatcagtttaaacaaatgaatgattttcaggctgtgagtctgatagaaaatgagtcttggctttcagtgtgtttgtaaccttacacagaattttagaggttgaagataaacaccttcagattttagCTGCTGATGAACGAACACCaggagcgtctcagagagcggaaatgggttcgatatcagcatttaatttcaagatagaaacatttgtgtggttttttggaacttttctatgaatatattgcccttaGTAAGCTacgtaaaaacagaaatactacaatcctgagtgtctactttcatatgagcttcatattaaacacCGGTGTGGAGACTTACATGACAAGAGACACTAAATGTTGAACaagaacacaacaaaacagctaAAAGAGAATATAGAACATGCTACATATCAGACATGTCCTGTGTATTACTCAAACTTTCCATTGTTGATTATCCTCACCTCATTAGCTGGTTAACTAACAAACACAGCCCATGCAAAGCATCATGGGACATCAGAAAATTCTACACTCTggaaaatattgtgtgtgtgtgtgtgtatgtacctgaCTGTGGAGGTTCTGGGCGACTAAACAGCTCTCTCCACGCTCCATCCAGGAAAACTGAACTGTAGCGGTTGTCAAGGGCACCCAGGTGCTTAGCAACAGGGTGGGAACCTGAACAGATGGAAGGAAAAGAACAGAAGGACgaaaacaggggaaaaaaaaaagtcacgtTCAATCCAAATTCATCAGCGTATGAAGATGTCGGTGAGATCCTGTGAATATGATGTTACAGTATGACTGAGTGACAGTgttattaaatgtaatgttgtgtagCGTGAGGGCATTAATGAGGAGCGGTGAGAaacaagaagaaataaaatggatACAGCATCCAGGAAGAACCTGAACAAATCTGACTGTAAAACCGTGACGTAGTCGGTGGTGTTCACTCACCCAGAGGAACCACCAGGAAGCGCATGTGGTTCAGCCAATCAGACGTCTTATTAGCCAACTGACTGACGAAGAACTGCAGGATCGCTCCCAGATAACTCTGAGCTCCGACTACTGCTACCTTCACCGGCCGCGGCATGGACGAGTTACAGTTacagctacagagagagagagacagacagagagagagagagacagagagagagagagagagagagagagagagagagagagagagagagaatgatattTGGATAGACACTCTAAAAGAAACTGAAACAAAAATTGTATGAAGTTTTGTGTAAAGAACTCACAACTTCTGGATGCGTGTCAGTACTGCTGAGAGAACAGCCTGAATCTCTGCTGATGAACACGTACACACCACCGGCTGCTTCTGAACCTGTAACTGCTCtgctacatactgcacacacacagagtcagaaacaaacacagatacacacatataaacacacacacagacacacacacacacacacagatagacacacacacacacacacacagatagacacacacacacacagatagacacacacacacacacacacagatagacacacacagacacacacacagatagacacacacacacacacagacactcttaaTTAAGTGAGCATATCAAAGTGTCATACTTGTAACACACACCTAGGACACACTTCCATGACATACACACCGAGGACAAGGTGGCACATGCTACTGGGTCATGGACACCCGACATGCCtagaacatgaacacacacactcttacctgGCCTTGCCAATCGGTGCAATTAACAAGGATGAGGCTCTCCGGTAACGCCGCATCAGACAACAAAATCTGATTCAACTGATCATACACAGCTTTCCTGaggacctacacacacacacacacaggctataaGAGTCGGCTCAATATTAATAATTCAGGTTGAATCTGCGGAACAAGTACAAAGAGTGCATTAGGATTTCTTTCTTTAGCGTCTGAGAATCGACTCATTCTCAGAAATGAAACAGTGTGACAAGCAGGATGTGAAGGACGTGTTCATGAgggtgtgtgtccagcacaggaGCTCAGAACGGCAGGACAGGGTTGAGATTGTGGGTCAGACTATAGTTTCTGCTCCGTGTTGTCTATGAAGCCGGAACTGCTGGAGGGGCGGAGCTTGTGCTACTGGACATCACTGATTGGTCGAACACAAGCTTCACAGAATGACTAAGCCTCTGACTGATACTGGacactggggtgtgtgtgtgtgtgtgtgtgtgtgtgtgtgtgtgtgtgtacctgtgtactGTGTCCTAGTTCAGGTGACCTCTCACTGTCTGAGCTGTTGGTTCGTTCACTCAGCGGTTTAGAGAGCTGCCGCTCTTTCATTGGAGTGCTGCGTTTCTGCCGGGGTGTGTGTGTCCCGtccaacctacacacacacacacaaatgaattaCACATGCAAGTAAATGAAGTTGTCTTTATCTCTGATTTCTCTGAGGCCTTACAGCATGCTGAGGTGTGTATATACTGATTGTTGTTGTGACTTGAGTCACAACAGGGGGGTGTTATACTTCTGTATCAGGGTTTCTGCtaggattttttctttttgtattttttttacaaattttagCAGGCAAAACCTGATAATTAATAATGGAAACACTGGTCTGTATGAGTCTATGTTCTTATTTCAACCTGTTTTAAGGactaataataagaatataaaagatgatgatgaaatggCCTTTCTGAAAGCAAAAaactaatcaaataaataaataaataaataaaataataataataataataatagatttagaatattttacaatttagaaaaatgtgtttgtgtgtgtgtgtgtgagcagaccTGGGAGAAGGCATGGTTTGTCCCTCACTCTTGCTGCTCTTCAGTGGTGTACGTGGTTTTTCAGCCACAGACACAGTAATGGAAGGTGCCACCTCCGGGAACAGCTCCTGATCATTtacctcctacacacacacacacacacacacacacacacccacccacacggtcatttattattgattattcatGTTTTAATAAGACTGAGAACAAAGAAATGTGCAAGATAAGTgcaagaaatgtgtgtgtgtgttttttttatgtagttGAGCTTCTCACCGAAATGTCCGGCTCGGTCGTCGTCTCGTCCAGGTTGCGGCTGCGTGAGTGTTTCATCTTGTCAGATGGAGGCTGCTCCCCCTGCTGGACAAAGACAGTAACTGTGCTCAACACTGCCGGTCTACACACTGAGCTGTTCCACGTTACACACGTACACCCTGAAACCACCTACACCACAGCTTTCCAAACCTGCTCCTACTATTCATTTTAACACAAATCACATCAACTCAAGACGAATTAATACAGCTGCTTAGCAGAATGTTTTAGAGCAGACTAAGGAGCAAAATGGGCATGCTATAAGTGCACACTGCAGGAGTGAGGGAAAAAACCATTTAATCTACACAATCTCAGTTTCCAATAAACAACATGGGAGCTTGGCTTTTCTACATTTCGCACACTAAGCGTTGTCGATGAACTGTTGCCAAGGAGACGCCACTATCAATCAGGAGGAAAATAAGGGTCTGTAGTTAAAGATACATCATTTTCCGAGAAACATGATGTTTCAGACAAAACGTCGCCATCAACTGTGCCCTTCAGTTGTTTCCTGTTCCTCTAGAAACTTTGCATCCTTAACTATAAACTCTTGATTGACGGCTGCGTTTCCTTGGCAACAGCTTCACAGTGCTTGTGCTAGAAAAGCCAAGCACTTACATTGTAACCCAACACAATGTCAGTATGGAAACAATAGTTTgttcaatttaaataaaattttaggCATGTATTCAAGGAAACATTCTTGATTTTAGGTGCGTGTTCGTGGAAACATCTAAACTTCttctcagctttttttttaagaaaggcTTCTTACTCTCATCCTGtatcacccctcacacactcaccgggCTGAAGGGGTCTCTGGTCAGACTTCCTTTGCTGTTCAGGCTGCCGATTTCCGTCTGAGAGCTGGACTGCGACATTCCCTCGAAGAacggcctacacacacacacacacacacacacacacacacacaacaccatggTAAATCATCTCTACACCTCCTTCTGATCAACAGCCTTAAAACTCCATCATGGCCTTGATGTGTTCGTTTCTATTCGTGGACGGACGCGTGAGCGGGCCCGGGCCGAGCGTGCAGATTACAGACGGCTGGCTGAGGCTGTGTTTACGTGCTGGCAGGAGTCTGTGTTTGGATCAGCTGTTAGACTGATTCGGTAATAGAGCAGGCCAGTGTGTTTGGGCTGGAGCGACTTCAGGCTGATTATAAGGATTTCAACCGGCTGAAATAGTGACTGATTACAGTCATCGTGGTaatgatggagtgtgtgggtTGGAGCTACTGGGCCAAAAATTGTTATTCTTATCTCACCACCATGGGGCAGATgtactcactcaccctctcacccttcatctgtgagtgtgtgtccctGTTTCCGTCTGTTTTCATACATCCTCACTGTTCGATTCCTCGTATCCCACATGACTGTGAGTTTGATATAAATAGTTATGTTTACTGTATATGTCTATAAAGAGTAGCACCATCTGTTTTAGCTCATCAGTtatctaaaacaaaacaaaacacgcAGAGCAAGAGCTTCCTTCCATATTCACATCAAACCAcctaaatggggaaaaaatgtgattttaacTGTAGGGAGGCCTTTTCTTCCAGATGAGCTGATTTGAGTGTTTCAGGAGCTGCGGGGACAGTTTTTCGAGTTCATGCTGAATGGTgtgcaaaacaaacacagaaacatccAGCCTGCAGCGGTTCTGTGTGAGGGAAGgccttgctgatgagagagTTCAGAGACAGGAAGGCTATGGTTACAGAAAAGCATCCTGGTGGATGGATTCAAACAGCAGGAGATCACATCACGTCAGACGAGAACAGGAATCTGACGCTACACAGGacacagactcaccaaaactggacagataAAGTCAGCGATATATAAATTTGGACATCACCTGGACTTTTACAAGTCTGGTTTTAGTGATCCTGTGCCCTCTACAGCAACATATTCCCGTTTTGGGCTAAAATGAAAGAAACCGGATGTGATCTTTTGCTGTTTGAGTCCATACACAGTCCTCAAAGATtcttctgagatgtttttttcctGATCATAAGGCTTGTAAAGGATAAGGCATCAGCCTCTGGAGCTAGGGATTGCGGGTTCCCACCTGGGTCAGGTTTCTGGTGAATAACCTCTTCACACAAGGTCAGTGAAGGACAACCACTGTAATCATAGCAGATGCATCTTCACCAAATAATCCCTATGTATTATGTGCTGATCTCACTGTATACTGCATCACTCATCACCTAGTGACAATACAGCcgtataaataaattacaagCGTTTCTCCTTAGCTCTTTGGGGGATGTAGTAGGTTAGggtgttggactactaatcagaaggttgtgagtttgaatctcaggtccaccaagtggccactgctgggcccctgaacaaggcccttaaccctcaattgctcagatgtataagaTGAGATAAAATGCAAGTCGTTCTtaataagggcatctgccaaatgccagaaatgtagagTGTCAACCAGATTTTAGTCCTTTATTACGATTATTATCAGGCAAAAAGAGCAAAAGCACTGACTCTTAAACCCCTACACCGCCTCTCAGTGTGCCACATCATTCACTTCAAAGTACTCGTATAAAAAAATCACTACATGGACTAACACATCTGTCGGATTTGCTCAGGCAGGAAACTCGGCTCATCATACTGAAGGTGAATATTGAGCATGGAGAAGCGGTGTTTAGTTGTTACACTGCTTTTAGATAGACCCtgctgtatttcgttgccttgtacccacatgtgcagtgacaaagttgaatctaatctaatctaatctaatctaatctaatctgtaACAGAGACTCAAATGTGCCAAGACAttcttcctttttctgtttAACAACAAGCTTACAGTAAGTTTTTCTATCAAATTTCACAACATGTCCTCAAATATTGTACTACTGCTCTGTGAGAATGTTCACACTGTGTATCTGAATTATTTTGCTTCGATTATTTCTATTACTTTTCAATAGTTTTCATCATTGTGAGCTTGCTTGTGCATCAGGGAACGAAAAATATTCTGGACTAGAATCAAGACAGCATTGTGATATAAAATTAAtactgtccagtgtgtgtgtgtgtgtgtgtgtgtgagacctgagTTTAGGTTTAGGTGTGCTCAGGATGCTGTCGGTCTCCTCCATCTCTGGACCACTGTCGCTCGGGTTGTACATCTCCAGGCTGTCGTAGAGCTCATCCAggtcctcctccacctcctggaTCTGCTCTCGTGAGACGTGCTCCAACCCGAACCCGACCTGCATGCagaaaccaacacacacacaccacacacacacacacacacacacacacacacacacacacagagggtcaGAATGCAGCTTTAAAAGCCTCAGCATCTTTGAGCACTAAGAGCAAGTGAAGATGAGACTATGACAGAGACTTTTATGAACAAAAGTATAAAAGCAGGAGTCTGTcaaaacacacgtctcagaaCGAGTCTATGAGCAGAGTGCATGAGAGCAGCACTGTCACAGCACTGAGGGTTTagtgtttacatttacacccACACAACTGATTCAGCTCCAGAGATAATTATGAAGCTTTCTGTTCAGGATCTACAGTACGCAATGCTGCTCCTGTCGCTTAGCTGCCTGGAAAGCACTCATGACACATGAGGAAATAAAAGCTAGCTCCTTCCTCAATATACTGTTTAAAAAAGGGATTTAGAGACTTCTCAGATGGCTCATGAAATTATGTGAGCGGTCTAAGATGCTGCCCCAGCCCCATGTTTCGACTGCTAATCTAAGGGTAAAAGAATCTAGCTAACACAGTAAACATGTAGCTCACatgatgtaaataaaacaaaagtacacctagctagcttgctagtaaGGTGCATCaatacaaaagaaaacaa is from Hemibagrus wyckioides isolate EC202008001 linkage group LG07, SWU_Hwy_1.0, whole genome shotgun sequence and encodes:
- the LOC131355786 gene encoding phosphofurin acidic cluster sorting protein 1-like isoform X2, producing MSERGGGLPRSGGAPCPSPQPSKPVAITSNRPVHMNLYATWEVDRSSPSCVPRLFNLTLKKLVMLKELDKDLTSVVIAVKLQGSKRILRSNEILLSSAGLTETDLQLTFSLQYPHFLKRDANKLQIMLQRRKRYKNRTILGYKTLALGLINMAEVMQHPTEGAQVLGLHSQLKDASVPVAEVRVYSLSSQPIDHEGPKAKMNDRSPDIDNYSEEEEESYSSEQEGSDDPVHGQYLYDDDDEVRKKKPRRKLASGAAITRQPNIKQKFVALLKRFKVSDEVGFGLEHVSREQIQEVEEDLDELYDSLEMYNPSDSGPEMEETDSILSTPKPKLRPFFEGMSQSSSQTEIGSLNSKGSLTRDPFSPGEQPPSDKMKHSRSRNLDETTTEPDISEVNDQELFPEVAPSITVSVAEKPRTPLKSSKSEGQTMPSPRLDGTHTPRQKRSTPMKERQLSKPLSERTNSSDSERSPELGHSTQVLRKAVYDQLNQILLSDAALPESLILVNCTDWQGQYVAEQLQVQKQPVVCTCSSAEIQAVLSAVLTRIQKFCNCNSSMPRPVKVAVVGAQSYLGAILQFFVSQLANKTSDWLNHMRFLVVPLGSHPVAKHLGALDNRYSSVFLDGAWRELFSRPEPPQSDMLDVGGRIAQYISGASLTHQLPIAEAMLTCKHRTREEDSYQKFIPFIGVVKVGLIEPGQASTGDAEEGVSVNLAVPSTSPPTHGSPASLKETATPPSSPSMGAVLAVQGSPSMSHGVDAIGLQVDYWLASLAEKRREGERRDTACKNTLKSAFRSLQVSRLPGASASEPHAPVNTMSMTVVTKEKNKKVPTIFLGKKPKEKEVDSKSQVIEGISRLICSAKQQQTILKVSIDGVEWNDVKFFQLAAQWPTHVKYFPVGLFGYSKPPS
- the LOC131355786 gene encoding phosphofurin acidic cluster sorting protein 1-like isoform X1, with the translated sequence MSERGGGLPRSGGAPCPSPQPSKPVAITSNRPVHMNLYATWEVDRSSPSCVPRLFNLTLKKLVMLKELDKDLTSVVIAVKLQGSKRILRSNEILLSSAGLTETDLQLTFSLQYPHFLKRDANKLQIMLQRRKRYKNRTILGYKTLALGLINMAEVMQHPTEGAQVLGLHSQLKDASVPVAEVRVYSLSSQPIDHEGPKAKMNDRSPDIDNYSEEEEESYSSEQEGSDDPVHGQYLYDDDDEVRKKKPRRKLASGAAITRQPNIKQKFVALLKRFKVSDEVGFGLEHVSREQIQEVEEDLDELYDSLEMYNPSDSGPEMEETDSILSTPKPKLRPFFEGMSQSSSQTEIGSLNSKGSLTRDPFSPQGEQPPSDKMKHSRSRNLDETTTEPDISEVNDQELFPEVAPSITVSVAEKPRTPLKSSKSEGQTMPSPRLDGTHTPRQKRSTPMKERQLSKPLSERTNSSDSERSPELGHSTQVLRKAVYDQLNQILLSDAALPESLILVNCTDWQGQYVAEQLQVQKQPVVCTCSSAEIQAVLSAVLTRIQKFCNCNSSMPRPVKVAVVGAQSYLGAILQFFVSQLANKTSDWLNHMRFLVVPLGSHPVAKHLGALDNRYSSVFLDGAWRELFSRPEPPQSDMLDVGGRIAQYISGASLTHQLPIAEAMLTCKHRTREEDSYQKFIPFIGVVKVGLIEPGQASTGDAEEGVSVNLAVPSTSPPTHGSPASLKETATPPSSPSMGAVLAVQGSPSMSHGVDAIGLQVDYWLASLAEKRREGERRDTACKNTLKSAFRSLQVSRLPGASASEPHAPVNTMSMTVVTKEKNKKVPTIFLGKKPKEKEVDSKSQVIEGISRLICSAKQQQTILKVSIDGVEWNDVKFFQLAAQWPTHVKYFPVGLFGYSKPPS